From one Candidatus Limnocylindrales bacterium genomic stretch:
- a CDS encoding aldo/keto reductase, whose translation MDQRTFGCTKRKVAVIGQGTWRISTAVRKPAEAALRHGLDLGMTHIDTAEMYDDAEVVIADVIAGRRDEVFLVSKVLPQHASRAATVTACERSLARLKTDRLDCYLLHWRGSHPLEETIAAFEQLSDDGKILSWGVSNFDTEDLAEALAIAGPGRIACNQVLYHLGERAIEHDVIPWCRTNNVAVVAYTPFGPGAFPGPKSKGGRVLAEIAERHGATPRQVALRFLVRDRSTFAIPKASQLAHTTENAGAATLRLSEADIARIDAAFPLGRRPRSLPML comes from the coding sequence ATGGATCAACGAACCTTCGGCTGCACGAAACGCAAGGTCGCCGTGATCGGGCAGGGCACCTGGCGGATCAGCACCGCCGTGCGCAAACCGGCCGAAGCTGCCCTGCGCCATGGCCTCGACCTTGGCATGACGCACATCGATACCGCCGAGATGTACGACGACGCCGAAGTCGTGATCGCCGATGTCATCGCCGGCCGGCGCGACGAAGTGTTTCTGGTTTCCAAGGTGCTCCCGCAGCACGCATCCCGTGCCGCAACGGTTACGGCGTGCGAACGCTCGCTCGCACGCCTGAAGACGGACCGGCTCGACTGTTACCTCCTGCACTGGCGGGGAAGCCATCCGCTCGAAGAAACCATTGCTGCGTTCGAGCAGCTTTCGGATGACGGAAAGATCCTGTCGTGGGGAGTCAGCAACTTCGATACCGAGGATCTGGCGGAGGCGCTGGCCATCGCCGGGCCCGGGCGGATCGCGTGCAACCAGGTCCTGTACCATCTCGGCGAGCGCGCCATCGAGCACGACGTGATCCCATGGTGCCGGACGAACAACGTCGCGGTCGTCGCGTACACGCCGTTCGGCCCCGGGGCCTTTCCCGGACCGAAGTCGAAAGGAGGCCGCGTGCTCGCGGAGATCGCCGAGCGGCACGGCGCGACGCCGCGGCAGGTTGCACTTCGCTTTCTCGTGCGCGACCGATCGACGTTCGCGATCCCCAAGGCATCGCAGCTGGCCCATACGACCGAGAATGCGGGCGCCGCAACGCTTCGCCTGAGCGAGGCCGACATCGCCCGCATCGACGCGGCGTTCCCGCTCGGCCGCCGGCCACGCTCGCTGCCGATGCTTTAG
- a CDS encoding FAD-dependent oxidoreductase translates to MTDGDRSRGNPPTPLSASDERMFPTLTPKQMKRITARGKTRSVRAGEILVEAGQEILSCFVVIAGHLEIVRSYALGETLVTVLGPGQFTGEVSILSGRPSLVRIRALEAGEAVELDREHLLALVQVDAELSELVMRAFIVRRVQLIASGLGDVVLIGSNYCSATLGVKEFLNRNGHPYSYVDLDRDPDVQQLLDRFHVTAHDVPVLICRNEAVLRNPTNRQIAECLGLNEAVDALRMRDVIVVGAGPAGLAAAVYAASEGLDVLVLETNAPGGQAGSSSKIENYLGFPTGISGQALAGRAFTQAQKFGAHVMVASGAVRLICDRSPYVIEVDGGERLRARTVVIATGAQYRKPPIENLPLFENAGVYYGATFMEAQLCHSEEIVVVGGGNSAGQAAVFLSQTARHVHMLVRSSGLSETMSRYLVRRIEDNPSITLHAHTEIVALEGDEHLEKIQWRNTMDGHVDSHAIRHVFMMTGAVPATAWIDGCITLDTNGFVKTGPDLSPEDMAAQHWPLTRAPYLLETSRPGILAVGDARSGNIKRVASAVGEGSIAIAFVHRILHE, encoded by the coding sequence ATGACGGACGGAGACCGCAGCCGGGGAAACCCGCCCACGCCGCTCTCCGCAAGCGACGAGCGGATGTTCCCGACGCTGACGCCGAAGCAGATGAAACGGATCACGGCGCGCGGAAAAACGCGGTCCGTTCGCGCCGGAGAGATCCTGGTCGAAGCAGGACAGGAAATCCTGTCGTGCTTCGTGGTGATCGCCGGCCATCTCGAAATCGTCCGAAGCTACGCGCTCGGAGAGACGCTGGTGACGGTTCTCGGGCCGGGACAGTTCACGGGCGAGGTCTCGATTCTTTCGGGCCGGCCGTCGCTCGTTCGCATCCGCGCGCTGGAAGCGGGCGAAGCCGTCGAGCTCGACCGTGAACATCTTCTCGCGCTCGTTCAGGTCGACGCCGAGCTGAGCGAGCTCGTCATGCGCGCGTTCATCGTGCGCCGCGTGCAGCTGATCGCAAGCGGCCTCGGCGACGTCGTGCTCATCGGCTCGAACTATTGTTCGGCGACGTTAGGGGTCAAGGAGTTCCTGAACCGCAACGGTCATCCGTACTCCTACGTCGATCTCGATCGCGACCCGGACGTCCAGCAGCTGCTCGACCGGTTTCACGTCACGGCCCACGACGTGCCGGTGCTCATCTGCCGCAATGAAGCCGTGCTGCGAAATCCCACCAATCGCCAGATCGCCGAATGCCTGGGTCTCAACGAAGCCGTCGATGCGCTGCGCATGCGTGACGTGATCGTCGTCGGCGCCGGTCCTGCGGGGCTGGCTGCAGCGGTCTACGCGGCGTCCGAAGGCCTCGACGTGCTCGTGCTCGAGACCAACGCGCCCGGAGGCCAGGCCGGTTCGAGCTCGAAGATCGAAAATTATCTCGGTTTTCCTACCGGCATTTCCGGTCAGGCGCTGGCAGGACGAGCCTTCACGCAGGCGCAGAAGTTCGGCGCCCACGTGATGGTCGCGAGCGGAGCGGTGCGCCTCATCTGCGATCGTTCGCCGTACGTGATCGAGGTCGATGGTGGCGAACGCCTACGCGCACGGACGGTCGTGATTGCCACCGGAGCGCAGTACCGAAAGCCACCGATCGAAAATCTGCCGCTGTTCGAGAATGCCGGCGTGTACTACGGCGCAACGTTCATGGAAGCGCAGCTCTGTCACAGTGAGGAAATCGTGGTGGTCGGCGGCGGCAATTCCGCCGGGCAGGCCGCAGTCTTTCTCTCGCAGACAGCCCGCCACGTTCACATGCTGGTGCGTTCGTCGGGATTGTCCGAGACGATGTCGCGCTACCTCGTTCGCCGCATCGAAGACAACCCGTCGATCACGCTGCACGCGCACACCGAGATCGTGGCGCTCGAAGGCGACGAGCATCTCGAGAAGATACAGTGGCGCAACACGATGGACGGCCATGTCGATTCGCATGCCATCCGGCACGTTTTCATGATGACCGGCGCCGTGCCGGCGACGGCGTGGATCGACGGCTGCATCACGCTCGACACCAACGGCTTCGTCAAGACCGGCCCGGACCTGTCGCCGGAGGACATGGCGGCGCAGCACTGGCCGCTCACGCGTGCCCCATACCTGCTGGAGACCAGCCGGCCGGGAATCCTCGCCGTCGGCGATGCACGCTCCGGCAACATCAAGCGCGTGGCATCCGCAGTCGGCGAAGGCTCGATCGCCATCGCATTCGTCCACCGCATCCTTCATGAGTAG
- a CDS encoding UBP-type zinc finger domain-containing protein: MPERRECEECVRIGSGWVHLRICQECGATRCCDDSPNRHATAHAKATGHPVIASAEPLEQWLYCYPDDAFVEY; encoded by the coding sequence TTGCCGGAACGAAGGGAGTGCGAGGAATGCGTCAGGATCGGCAGCGGCTGGGTTCACCTGCGAATCTGCCAGGAGTGCGGCGCGACGCGGTGCTGCGATGACTCGCCGAACCGGCATGCGACCGCGCATGCAAAAGCAACCGGGCATCCGGTGATCGCGTCGGCCGAGCCGCTCGAGCAGTGGCTGTACTGCTATCCCGACGACGCGTTCGTCGAGTACTAG
- a CDS encoding GFA family protein, whose amino-acid sequence MLEGSCLCGSIRYEIRGEPIVMYHCHCGTCRAASGASFATNILVAADAFSVIDGRDKLSSYESSPAKRRWFCSSCGSPIYSHADATSHVVSVRCGTLRSDPGVRPSWHAYVATKAPWTELCDELPQMPEGAG is encoded by the coding sequence ATGCTCGAAGGCTCGTGCCTGTGTGGAAGCATCCGCTACGAAATCCGCGGTGAGCCGATCGTGATGTACCACTGTCACTGCGGCACGTGCCGCGCGGCTTCCGGTGCATCGTTCGCAACCAACATCCTGGTGGCCGCCGATGCGTTCTCGGTGATCGACGGGCGCGACAAGCTTTCGTCTTACGAATCGAGCCCGGCCAAGCGCCGCTGGTTCTGTTCGAGCTGCGGCTCGCCGATCTACAGCCACGCGGATGCGACGAGCCATGTCGTCAGCGTCCGGTGCGGTACCCTCCGGTCGGATCCGGGCGTGCGCCCGTCATGGCACGCGTACGTGGCAACGAAGGCGCCGTGGACCGAGCTTTGTGACGAACTTCCGCAGATGCCGGAAGGCGCGGGCTGA
- a CDS encoding HNH endonuclease signature motif containing protein produces MCRAVEPQLPLDDAGLERIILQKTRRTSRLRFLRGRLAASMRSKRSWCVLGYSRIGDYSRERLGIAGRTLEDDARVAGALEHLPHLATAFVESRLSWTKVRLVSAVASATNELGWIGIAQHCDTRTLAARVRDHANAVRNPQAALQSADLPCVDPTGDPEDCPVRFSVRISRDGRRLWRATCEMAERSAGSSLTRAQVLELVVAEAASGAPLCGEVQPDACGMRPPRQPAAEASAGDQSSQPDDGGFEAQDLDPAEIAAFDCDAATDPFTLDARLRGIERAIQRIDCELGGLLVLALERRIHRAFGFTRFADYVEDRLDFCARKAWLLIAIERQAASHSGELASAYREGRLSYLAVSALLPVTGSRHDAAWIARAQAVTLRRLEDEVEWALDQRDASSGSESFEAPAPPPLDHDVRAERLSVLERERVQMRAHGEADSTARSVELTLRVPSEVASLAEQTMLALRRGGESRGSAFERMVAQALLEWMSAPKHRDPVFERDGWRCAVPGCRSRRNLHDHHVLFRSLGGGNAQGNRITVCASHHLHGLHAGRIRARGRAPLGIVWDMPLGKLFGDRYL; encoded by the coding sequence GTGTGCCGGGCTGTCGAGCCGCAGCTTCCCCTCGATGACGCCGGCCTGGAGAGAATCATTCTTCAGAAAACGCGCCGGACCTCGCGGCTTCGTTTCCTGCGCGGACGTCTTGCGGCATCGATGCGATCCAAGCGCAGCTGGTGCGTTCTCGGTTACTCGCGCATCGGCGACTACAGCCGCGAGCGCCTCGGCATCGCCGGCCGTACCCTCGAGGACGATGCGCGTGTTGCCGGCGCGCTCGAGCATCTTCCCCATCTTGCAACGGCGTTTGTCGAGTCGCGTCTTTCGTGGACAAAGGTTCGTCTGGTGTCGGCCGTTGCGAGCGCGACAAACGAGCTCGGCTGGATCGGGATTGCGCAGCACTGCGATACGAGAACCCTCGCCGCGCGCGTAAGGGATCACGCCAATGCCGTGCGAAACCCGCAAGCGGCATTGCAATCAGCCGATCTTCCTTGTGTCGACCCGACCGGCGATCCCGAAGATTGCCCGGTCCGTTTCTCGGTACGTATTTCCCGCGACGGGCGGCGGCTGTGGCGTGCGACGTGCGAGATGGCCGAGCGCAGCGCGGGCTCGTCGCTTACGCGCGCGCAGGTTCTCGAGCTCGTCGTAGCGGAAGCGGCAAGTGGAGCGCCGCTTTGTGGCGAAGTGCAGCCGGATGCGTGCGGCATGCGGCCTCCCAGGCAGCCCGCTGCTGAGGCCTCGGCAGGCGACCAGTCATCGCAACCCGACGACGGCGGATTCGAGGCGCAGGATCTCGATCCCGCGGAGATTGCCGCATTCGACTGCGACGCTGCCACCGATCCGTTCACCCTCGACGCACGGCTGCGCGGCATCGAGCGTGCGATCCAGCGCATCGACTGCGAGCTCGGCGGGCTGCTCGTTCTTGCGCTCGAGCGCCGCATTCATCGCGCGTTCGGCTTCACGAGGTTCGCCGACTACGTCGAAGACCGGCTCGACTTCTGTGCCCGCAAGGCGTGGCTGCTGATTGCCATCGAGCGTCAAGCTGCGAGCCATTCCGGCGAGCTGGCTTCGGCGTATCGGGAAGGCCGGCTGTCCTATCTTGCGGTGAGCGCACTGCTTCCCGTGACGGGGTCGCGCCACGACGCAGCCTGGATCGCGCGTGCGCAGGCGGTGACGCTTCGCCGGCTCGAGGACGAGGTCGAGTGGGCTCTCGACCAGCGTGATGCATCGTCCGGCAGCGAGTCGTTCGAAGCCCCTGCCCCGCCGCCGCTCGACCACGACGTTCGCGCCGAACGACTGTCGGTGCTCGAGCGCGAGCGAGTGCAAATGCGTGCGCACGGCGAAGCGGATTCGACCGCGCGTTCGGTCGAGCTCACGCTGCGGGTTCCATCCGAAGTCGCCTCTCTTGCCGAGCAAACGATGCTCGCGCTGCGCCGCGGCGGCGAATCCCGCGGCTCGGCATTCGAGCGGATGGTCGCGCAGGCACTTCTCGAATGGATGTCGGCGCCGAAACACCGCGATCCGGTGTTCGAGCGCGACGGCTGGCGCTGCGCAGTGCCCGGTTGCCGCTCGCGTCGCAATCTTCACGATCACCATGTGCTGTTTCGTTCGCTCGGCGGCGGGAATGCGCAGGGCAACCGCATTACGGTCTGCGCGTCACACCATCTGCATGGCCTGCATGCGGGCCGTATTCGTGCGCGCGGCCGCGCACCGCTCGGGATCGTCTGGGATATGCCGCTCGGAAAGCTGTTCGGAGATCGCTACCTGTGA
- a CDS encoding error-prone DNA polymerase, with protein sequence MIAYAALWCKSNGSFLRGASHPEELVDRAAELGLSALAVTDVDGMYGIVRAHERARELGVHLIVGSEITIEDGTRIVLLAEDREGHRSICRLITKGRLRCEKGDSWVTWREICEHASGVLALWGGERSLLASRIEPHLVAKDLRDAFGDRLYAMVARHRRAEEPHQEARLRERASRYGIATVAAKEVLYHVRSRRPLHDVLTCIREDVTLANAGRRIQPNAEHALETSYAMAGLFADDMASLERTREVAARCQFSLDQIRYRYPTEGAIERLECAVLQGARERYGDVPRDVAEQLEKELALIRELDYGGYFLTMHEIVEFCRSRGILCQGRGSAANSAVCYCLGITAIDPVRMGFLFERFLSRERAEPPDIDLDIMHERREEVIQHVYEKYGRSHAAMVANVVRYRPRSAVRDVGKALGIPGTALDRLARLLSHYGDIAVETMSAAGLDPGIGAGAHLFSLANEILDFPRHLSIHPGGFLLGHEPVSDIVPIENATMEGRTVIQWDKDDIETLGLFKVDLLGLGALTMLDLALKELRRCRGIELSMATIPAEDSESYELMSRGDTVGVFQIESRAQMAMLPRLQPRTFYDLVIQISIVRPGPITGGMVHPYLRRRAGEEPIEYPHECLRPVLARTLGVPLFQEQVMRLAMVAADYTPGEADQLRRDMAAWRRTGRIEKHRERLIARMTAKGIRHEFAERVFEQIRGFGEYGFPESHAASFALIAYATAWLRCHYPVEFTCGLLNAQPMGFYSVSTIVGDAARHGVEIFPIDVQTSAIDCTMELTAKDFGVRMGLRFVKGLARTDAESIVRNQPYESMDDFVRSSGVGRPALEALAEAGALENLESDRRRALWQANTPTPLLLEDRTPVPAFDALTDFETIAWDHLRTAHSVRGYPLGPLREELRSRGLPTAAELVRIGDGRQVDFAGIVICRQRPSTAKGVVFMTLEDETGFVNVILWQSVLDEYPILARTASFLGVSGKLQAEGRVVHVVASRLWVPKLAQKPAQATSRDFH encoded by the coding sequence GTGATCGCGTACGCGGCTCTGTGGTGCAAGAGCAACGGGTCGTTCCTGCGCGGCGCGAGTCATCCGGAAGAGCTCGTCGACCGCGCTGCCGAGCTCGGGCTTTCGGCGCTCGCAGTTACGGACGTCGACGGAATGTACGGCATCGTCCGCGCTCACGAGCGTGCCCGCGAGCTCGGCGTCCACCTCATCGTCGGCTCCGAGATCACGATCGAGGACGGCACGCGCATCGTGCTCCTTGCCGAGGATCGCGAAGGCCATCGGAGCATCTGTCGATTGATCACGAAGGGGCGGCTTCGTTGTGAGAAAGGCGATTCGTGGGTCACCTGGCGCGAAATCTGCGAGCATGCCAGCGGCGTTCTCGCACTGTGGGGCGGCGAGCGCAGCCTGCTCGCAAGCCGCATCGAGCCGCATCTTGTCGCCAAAGACCTGCGCGATGCTTTTGGAGACAGGCTCTACGCCATGGTCGCCCGCCATCGCCGTGCGGAAGAGCCGCACCAGGAAGCACGCCTGCGCGAGCGCGCTTCGCGATACGGCATCGCGACCGTGGCGGCCAAAGAAGTTCTCTATCACGTGCGTTCGCGGCGTCCGCTTCACGACGTCCTCACGTGCATCCGCGAAGACGTCACGCTCGCCAACGCCGGCCGGCGCATCCAGCCGAATGCCGAGCATGCGCTCGAGACATCGTACGCGATGGCCGGCCTGTTCGCCGACGACATGGCCTCGCTCGAGCGCACTCGCGAAGTCGCCGCACGTTGCCAGTTCTCGCTCGACCAGATCCGCTATCGCTATCCGACCGAAGGCGCGATCGAGAGGCTGGAGTGCGCCGTGCTTCAGGGCGCTCGGGAACGATATGGCGACGTGCCCCGCGACGTTGCCGAGCAGCTCGAAAAAGAGCTGGCTCTCATTCGCGAGCTCGACTACGGCGGTTACTTCCTGACGATGCACGAGATCGTCGAGTTCTGCCGCAGCCGCGGAATTCTCTGCCAGGGCCGCGGGTCGGCGGCCAATTCGGCGGTCTGCTATTGCCTCGGCATCACCGCGATCGATCCGGTACGGATGGGTTTTCTGTTCGAGCGCTTCCTGTCGCGCGAGCGCGCCGAGCCGCCCGACATCGACCTCGACATCATGCACGAGCGTCGCGAAGAGGTGATCCAGCACGTCTACGAGAAATACGGCCGCAGTCATGCCGCGATGGTCGCCAATGTCGTCCGCTACCGGCCGCGGTCCGCGGTAAGAGACGTAGGGAAAGCTCTGGGGATTCCCGGCACTGCGCTGGACCGCCTTGCGCGGCTTCTGTCGCATTACGGCGACATCGCCGTCGAGACGATGTCGGCGGCAGGGCTCGACCCCGGCATCGGCGCCGGCGCGCACCTGTTCTCGCTCGCGAACGAAATTCTCGATTTCCCGCGGCATCTGTCGATCCATCCCGGCGGCTTCCTGCTCGGTCACGAACCGGTCAGCGACATCGTTCCGATCGAGAACGCGACGATGGAAGGCCGCACGGTCATCCAGTGGGACAAGGACGACATCGAGACGCTCGGCCTTTTCAAGGTCGACCTGCTCGGGCTCGGTGCGCTGACGATGCTCGATCTTGCGCTGAAAGAGCTGCGGCGGTGCCGGGGGATCGAGCTGTCGATGGCCACGATTCCAGCAGAAGACAGCGAGAGTTATGAATTGATGTCTCGCGGCGACACGGTCGGCGTCTTCCAGATCGAAAGCCGCGCGCAGATGGCAATGCTGCCGCGTCTCCAGCCACGCACGTTCTACGATCTCGTCATCCAGATCAGCATCGTGCGGCCCGGGCCGATTACCGGCGGCATGGTCCATCCGTATCTGCGCCGCCGCGCCGGCGAAGAGCCGATCGAGTATCCGCACGAATGCCTGCGCCCGGTGCTCGCACGAACGCTCGGCGTGCCGCTGTTCCAGGAACAGGTGATGCGCCTGGCGATGGTCGCGGCCGACTACACGCCGGGCGAAGCCGATCAGCTTCGAAGGGACATGGCCGCATGGCGCCGTACCGGCCGCATCGAAAAGCACCGCGAGCGCCTCATCGCACGCATGACGGCCAAGGGGATCCGCCACGAATTTGCCGAACGGGTCTTCGAACAGATCCGCGGCTTCGGCGAATACGGTTTTCCGGAAAGCCATGCGGCCAGCTTCGCGCTGATCGCGTACGCGACGGCGTGGCTGCGCTGCCACTACCCGGTCGAATTCACGTGCGGCCTGCTCAATGCACAGCCGATGGGATTCTATTCGGTCTCGACCATCGTCGGCGATGCGGCCCGCCACGGCGTCGAAATCTTTCCGATCGACGTCCAGACAAGCGCAATCGACTGCACGATGGAGCTCACGGCGAAAGACTTCGGCGTGCGCATGGGGCTTCGCTTCGTCAAAGGGCTTGCCAGAACTGACGCGGAATCGATCGTGCGAAACCAGCCGTACGAATCCATGGACGATTTCGTCCGTTCGAGCGGCGTCGGGCGGCCTGCTCTCGAAGCTCTCGCCGAAGCCGGCGCGCTCGAAAACCTCGAGAGCGACCGGCGTCGCGCCCTCTGGCAGGCGAATACGCCCACGCCGCTTCTGCTCGAAGACCGTACGCCGGTACCCGCTTTCGATGCGCTGACCGACTTCGAAACGATCGCGTGGGACCACCTGCGCACGGCGCACAGCGTACGTGGTTATCCGCTCGGCCCGCTTCGTGAAGAGCTGCGGAGCCGAGGACTTCCCACCGCAGCCGAGCTCGTGCGCATCGGCGACGGCCGGCAGGTCGATTTCGCCGGCATCGTGATCTGTCGCCAGCGGCCAAGCACAGCCAAGGGTGTGGTCTTTATGACGCTCGAAGACGAAACGGGGTTCGTCAACGTGATCCTCTGGCAAAGCGTGCTCGACGAGTACCCCATTCTCGCCAGGACGGCCTCATTCCTCGGCGTCAGCGGCAAGCTCCAGGCCGAGGGCCGCGTCGTGCACGTCGTGGCCAGCCGCTTGTGGGTGCCGAAACTTGCGCAAAAACCAGCACAAGCGACGAGCCGCGACTTTCACTGA
- a CDS encoding Crp/Fnr family transcriptional regulator, giving the protein MLLRQSLLFRGLQDAEVAPLVEAVKIQKAKADSIILRRGDPGDTMLIVVSGRVKIIATSMRDTELLLTIVERGQIFGELSVLDGRERSADAVALTNVTLLCLDRKSVLDFLTVRTDVLFRVLSVVCAKLRATTDMAERSAFLSPPARLFRCLLDFAKVNGETSGEGLRVLHRLPQRELASSITSSRETVNKILQHWKKLDLVETGSGYVWIKNVAQLASEVGLAGYADSLGNP; this is encoded by the coding sequence ATGCTTCTCCGGCAATCGCTTCTGTTCCGGGGCCTTCAGGACGCCGAAGTCGCGCCACTCGTCGAAGCCGTAAAAATCCAGAAAGCCAAGGCCGATTCGATCATTCTGCGTCGCGGAGATCCCGGCGACACGATGCTGATCGTCGTTTCAGGCCGTGTGAAGATTATCGCCACGTCGATGCGCGACACCGAGCTCCTGCTGACCATCGTCGAGCGGGGCCAGATTTTCGGCGAGCTTTCGGTTCTCGACGGCCGCGAGCGATCGGCCGACGCAGTGGCACTGACAAATGTTACGCTCCTGTGCCTCGACCGGAAGTCGGTACTCGACTTTCTGACCGTCCGCACCGACGTGCTGTTCCGCGTGCTGTCGGTCGTCTGTGCAAAGCTGCGGGCCACGACCGATATGGCCGAGCGCTCGGCGTTCCTTTCCCCGCCCGCCCGGCTTTTCCGTTGTCTGCTCGATTTCGCCAAGGTGAACGGCGAAACCAGCGGCGAAGGTCTGCGGGTACTGCACCGCCTGCCCCAGCGCGAGCTTGCCTCCAGCATCACGTCGTCGCGGGAAACCGTGAACAAGATTCTCCAGCACTGGAAAAAGCTCGATCTGGTCGAAACCGGCAGCGGCTACGTCTGGATCAAGAACGTCGCCCAGCTGGCTTCGGAAGTCGGCCTCGCCGGATACGCCGACAGCCTCGGCAACCCGTAA